The Pseudomonas sp. MH9.2 genomic interval AGGCGCACGGTCTGGCGCACCCAGCGCGGTGAGGATCGAGGCCTTGTTTTCCGGGTCCTGCAGAAAGAAAAGAGCGGCAGCGCAATGTTTGCAATTGTTGCGCACGGGGCAGGTGCATTTACACGCCACGAATTGTTTATGCTCGGCTGGGTCCTTGAGGGTGAGGGTTTGCGTGTAGATTTCCAGGCCCGAGCCTTTGCACACTGTCCTGACCAGCTCGGGACTCAGGTGCTGCAACTTGATGCGTTGCTGCTGGGCGTAGTCGCGCCCTCGCTCAAGGCTTTGAGCTTTGAAGACTTGTGCCCATGAAGAGGCTAGAACTTTTTCAAGAATGGACGACACAGTTCAGTACAGCCCGACGCCGCAGCGATGCTCAAAGGGCAAGGAGCGCAACGCGCTCCCTGGATGCTTAAAGAGGTGAAACCTTGATCAGCATGGCCAGGCTGCCATTGTCCATATAGGTCAATTCGCCATTCTTCACCCGGGTCGTCTGGGTCATTCGCTCGCTGGTGCGCACCACGCCATAGGCATCGAGCTGATTGACCCAAAAGTCTGCCGTGATATCAGTAAACCGCGCCAGGCTCAAGGTGACGGTGCCTTCAATGGGAAAGTGACCAAACTGCTCCTGACCACTGCTGACCGCCATTTTGCTCGGGTCAGCGCTCAGGTTTTGCTGCCAGGCCCGATGCAGCAGCACGTTATAGTTGCCGCTCGCCTCCAGTTTGCTGGCCATTCCGGTCAGCGCCGGGCTGCGTTCATTCTCGGGGCTGATTTTCTGCGCCCCGGCGGCCCAGGCTTCGGGGGAGGGCTGGTTGGTCGTGGCTGGTTGGCCAATCTGCCGGAACAGGATCATTTCGACCTGATACAGGCCG includes:
- a CDS encoding CsiV family protein, encoding MRVLHSLILLLTLVTPAAFADGLYQVEMILFRQIGQPATTNQPSPEAWAAGAQKISPENERSPALTGMASKLEASGNYNVLLHRAWQQNLSADPSKMAVSSGQEQFGHFPIEGTVTLSLARFTDITADFWVNQLDAYGVVRTSERMTQTTRVKNGELTYMDNGSLAMLIKVSPL